A DNA window from Candidatus Sulfidibacterium hydrothermale contains the following coding sequences:
- a CDS encoding DUF5723 family protein — translation MTTNRGEERSFVKLLLFLIILFSGGYSTLTAQQMTGLGFDNYNGAAGAMLNPAFLSNSKVYLDANLITTDVFAENNMGYFDKDTTSFWDLVRMVTKPSYQGPDAYSVLYENHDKKNFYVSSRIQGPSFMLQDGRQAFAIGITVRSVSSAVDIPYEIVLSKGRLSDSSLVNNSFDDKNFSFSSLNWAELNLSYAYDLIDRGNTKLTVGGTFKILFGIGGAYSTVNQVKYNVPDRTTLDIENFDSKVAFALPIDYNDYETTVLDPLFKGHGVGMDIGILYTKLKTFTDPGEKRLCAKPYADYIYKIGISLMDIGGIRFNHHAEVHSFDNVNAKWEQFDTVSTPNVRVTMQTLSSVFYGSPNQSLTDTSFFMSLPTTLSIQYDYHFNGNFYLAGYWQQPLRFRLRTVRLAPVLAVIPRYETRIFGASLPVTFYNYEKLRVGASLRFYSVTIGTEKLGTFLGIGDLTGMDFYFSIRFNLDKGRCMSYFKGACSNARFGAK, via the coding sequence ATGACAACTAACCGGGGGGAAGAACGATCTTTTGTTAAGCTTTTGCTTTTCCTGATCATCCTGTTTTCAGGAGGATACAGTACGCTTACAGCACAGCAAATGACCGGATTAGGCTTCGACAACTATAATGGCGCTGCCGGAGCTATGCTCAACCCGGCTTTTTTATCCAACTCAAAGGTTTATCTGGATGCTAATTTAATTACCACCGATGTTTTCGCAGAAAATAACATGGGGTATTTTGACAAAGACACTACCAGTTTTTGGGATTTAGTACGCATGGTTACCAAACCATCTTACCAGGGACCGGATGCATACTCCGTACTTTATGAAAATCATGATAAAAAGAATTTCTACGTTTCCTCAAGAATTCAAGGACCTTCTTTTATGCTTCAGGACGGGCGTCAAGCCTTTGCCATTGGCATTACCGTACGCAGTGTCAGTTCGGCTGTAGACATTCCTTATGAGATTGTTTTATCCAAAGGCCGGCTTTCTGACAGTTCGTTGGTAAATAACAGCTTTGATGATAAAAATTTCAGTTTTTCCTCTCTAAACTGGGCCGAACTCAACCTGAGTTATGCTTATGACCTGATTGACCGGGGCAATACCAAACTCACAGTAGGCGGAACATTCAAAATCTTATTCGGAATTGGCGGAGCTTACAGTACCGTCAATCAAGTAAAATATAATGTTCCAGATAGAACTACTTTAGATATTGAAAATTTTGACAGCAAAGTTGCCTTTGCGCTTCCTATTGATTACAACGATTATGAAACAACGGTTTTGGATCCGCTATTTAAGGGACATGGCGTAGGAATGGATATCGGTATTCTTTACACTAAACTCAAAACTTTTACCGACCCGGGAGAAAAGCGCTTGTGTGCCAAGCCTTATGCCGATTACATTTACAAAATAGGTATTTCGCTGATGGACATCGGAGGAATCCGGTTCAATCATCATGCCGAAGTACACTCTTTTGATAACGTAAACGCCAAATGGGAACAATTTGATACGGTTTCCACCCCTAACGTACGGGTAACTATGCAAACATTAAGTTCTGTTTTTTATGGTAGTCCGAACCAATCACTTACTGATACTTCGTTTTTTATGAGCCTGCCCACCACCTTGAGCATTCAATACGATTACCATTTCAATGGTAATTTCTATCTGGCGGGTTACTGGCAGCAGCCTTTACGTTTCAGATTGCGGACAGTGCGCCTGGCACCGGTTTTAGCTGTTATTCCGCGTTATGAAACCCGGATCTTTGGAGCCAGCCTGCCGGTAACATTTTACAACTACGAAAAATTACGTGTCGGTGCATCTCTCCGGTTTTATTCCGTTACCATTGGGACAGAAAAGCTGGGTACTTTTCTTGGCATCGGCGATCTTACCGGAATGGATTTCTATTTTTCAATACGGTTTAACCTTGATAAAGGACGCTGTATGAGCTATTTTAAAGGAGCTTGCAGCAATGCCCGTTTTGGTGCGAAATAA
- a CDS encoding chemotaxis protein CheB, with translation MNEPHDIQAVVMGASAGGLYALKKLLPALPASFPCPLLVVQHMSPHSDNYMVKMLDQLSNIRVKEADEKEPVLPGTAYFAPPDYHLLVESDFTLSLSVEEKVNYSRPAIDVLFETAADAYGPHLMGIVLTGANADGAAGLSYIKKKGGYTVVQHPDDAESPAMPRAALEKANPHRVLSLDEILSFLCQTPFCSEKK, from the coding sequence ATGAATGAACCACATGACATACAGGCTGTTGTGATGGGCGCATCAGCAGGCGGGCTATACGCTTTAAAGAAACTGCTTCCGGCTTTGCCGGCTTCTTTTCCCTGCCCGTTATTGGTGGTTCAGCATATGAGTCCTCATTCGGATAATTACATGGTGAAAATGCTGGATCAGCTTTCGAATATCCGGGTGAAAGAAGCCGATGAAAAAGAACCGGTTTTACCGGGAACAGCTTATTTTGCCCCGCCGGATTATCATTTGCTGGTGGAAAGTGATTTTACCCTGTCGTTGTCGGTAGAAGAAAAGGTAAATTATTCACGACCGGCCATTGATGTGCTGTTCGAAACGGCTGCAGATGCTTATGGTCCGCATTTAATGGGAATTGTGCTTACCGGAGCCAACGCCGACGGAGCTGCCGGCTTGTCGTATATCAAAAAAAAAGGCGGGTATACTGTGGTACAGCATCCCGATGATGCTGAAAGCCCGGCTATGCCGCGTGCTGCACTGGAAAAGGCAAATCCCCACCGCGTACTTTCGCTGGATGAAATCCTTTCTTTTTTGTGTCAAACCCCGTTTTGTTCAGAGAAAAAGTAG
- a CDS encoding ABC transporter substrate-binding protein: protein MKKIALLIFLLLGFFFTGCHENVKKSSPHLKIAENTTIKYAKGFAVFKQNGKTKVVVYNPWKKGKKILAAFVLVRNNPGKGEIKVPLKKVAVFSATQLDALEKLGLLNRVTGISEARFISNPNVKKALAKGKITEMAAGGNYFIETILKHRPDAIFYSPFQGNTQLPQTLSSILAIPYLDYTEMNPLGRAEWIKFSALFFGKEKQADSIFRNITKQYFKLKKLVDTVSVRPTVFSDKFFNGQWYIAGGRSYIARLFKDAGAHYLWENDRHTASFPLSFETVFQKARNADYWRIVGTFGHQPSYAEIAKENALYTQFKAFKQHHILYCDPQKTAYFEKSAMEPQWILADFIKAFHPELLPHYHPVFYHLIP, encoded by the coding sequence ATGAAAAAAATCGCTTTACTGATCTTTCTTCTTCTTGGATTTTTCTTTACAGGATGTCATGAGAACGTAAAAAAAAGTTCTCCACATTTAAAGATCGCAGAAAATACCACGATAAAGTATGCAAAAGGTTTTGCTGTATTCAAACAAAACGGTAAAACCAAAGTAGTGGTTTACAATCCTTGGAAAAAAGGGAAAAAAATATTGGCTGCTTTTGTTCTTGTTCGAAACAACCCCGGCAAAGGCGAAATTAAAGTTCCGCTGAAAAAGGTTGCCGTATTTTCAGCTACACAGCTGGATGCATTAGAAAAGCTAGGGCTTTTAAACCGTGTAACCGGCATTTCGGAAGCCCGTTTTATTTCCAATCCAAACGTTAAAAAGGCACTGGCAAAAGGAAAGATTACCGAAATGGCTGCCGGAGGCAATTATTTTATCGAAACCATTTTGAAACACCGGCCGGATGCGATTTTTTATTCTCCTTTTCAGGGGAATACCCAGCTTCCCCAAACACTTTCTTCCATTTTGGCCATTCCCTATCTTGATTATACCGAAATGAACCCGTTGGGAAGAGCCGAATGGATTAAATTCTCCGCACTCTTTTTCGGAAAAGAAAAACAAGCCGACAGCATCTTCCGTAACATCACCAAACAATATTTTAAGCTAAAAAAGTTAGTCGATACCGTTTCGGTACGTCCCACCGTTTTTTCTGACAAGTTTTTCAACGGGCAGTGGTACATTGCCGGTGGTCGCAGCTACATTGCCCGTTTGTTTAAAGATGCCGGAGCTCATTACCTGTGGGAAAACGACAGACATACGGCCAGTTTTCCCCTGAGTTTTGAAACCGTGTTCCAAAAAGCCCGGAACGCAGACTACTGGCGTATTGTGGGAACCTTCGGACATCAACCGTCGTATGCTGAAATTGCAAAAGAAAATGCACTTTACACACAATTCAAAGCCTTCAAACAACATCACATTCTATACTGCGATCCGCAAAAAACCGCTTATTTTGAGAAAAGTGCCATGGAACCCCAATGGATTTTAGCCGATTTTATAAAAGCTTTTCATCCGGAACTTCTCCCGCATTATCATCCTGTTTTCTATCATCTGATTCCTTAG
- a CDS encoding prolipoprotein diacylglyceryl transferase, with translation MYPKLSDLINAVFGTHINLPIMSYGFFVALAFLAGSYLLYLELIRKEKEGLIKPTKKKIVVGKPASATELLFSFLLGFLLAFKIAAAITDYQHFANDPQDFLFSGEGSVWAGLVFGFLYAAYVWYDKNKQKLEHPVEKEILVPAHEQTWMIVLIAAVFGIIGAKIFDQLENWQAFLANPLGELFSFSGLTFYGGLIIAAIAVVWYGEKNGIPVKPMADSFAPGLALAYGIGRIGCQVSGDGDWGIVNHWAKPHWLSFLPDWLWKYNYPHNIINEGVPIPGCTGAHCMQLPHGVFPTPVYETIMMIIVFIILWSIRKKIKTPGVLFSIYLIFNGVERFFIEHIRVNNTYDIFGHHITQAEIISPILVLIGIFGWYYLEKQARKKKIAS, from the coding sequence ATGTACCCCAAACTTAGCGATCTGATCAATGCCGTTTTCGGCACACACATCAACCTGCCGATCATGAGTTACGGCTTTTTTGTTGCGCTTGCTTTTCTGGCAGGTTCTTATCTTTTGTATCTGGAGCTGATCCGGAAAGAAAAAGAGGGACTGATTAAACCGACGAAGAAAAAAATTGTTGTAGGAAAACCGGCTTCCGCCACAGAATTACTATTCAGTTTTTTACTGGGATTTCTTCTTGCATTTAAGATTGCCGCTGCTATCACTGACTACCAGCACTTTGCCAATGATCCGCAAGATTTCTTATTTTCCGGAGAAGGCTCGGTATGGGCAGGCCTGGTATTCGGTTTTTTGTATGCTGCCTACGTTTGGTACGACAAAAACAAACAAAAGCTCGAACATCCGGTAGAAAAAGAAATTCTGGTTCCTGCGCATGAACAAACCTGGATGATCGTCCTGATTGCTGCCGTTTTCGGAATCATCGGAGCCAAAATTTTTGATCAACTGGAAAACTGGCAGGCTTTTTTGGCGAATCCGCTGGGAGAGCTTTTCTCTTTTAGCGGACTCACTTTTTATGGCGGGCTGATCATTGCAGCCATTGCGGTGGTCTGGTATGGCGAAAAAAACGGGATTCCTGTTAAACCCATGGCCGACAGCTTTGCTCCCGGACTGGCTCTGGCTTACGGCATCGGACGAATCGGCTGTCAGGTATCCGGCGACGGCGACTGGGGCATTGTCAATCATTGGGCCAAACCCCATTGGCTTTCTTTTTTGCCGGACTGGTTATGGAAATACAACTATCCCCACAACATCATTAATGAAGGCGTTCCTATCCCGGGATGTACCGGAGCCCATTGCATGCAACTTCCGCATGGAGTTTTCCCTACACCGGTTTACGAAACCATCATGATGATCATCGTCTTTATTATTCTTTGGTCTATTCGCAAAAAAATAAAAACTCCCGGTGTTTTATTTTCCATTTATTTGATATTTAACGGGGTAGAGCGTTTTTTCATTGAACACATCCGTGTAAACAACACCTACGACATCTTCGGACATCACATCACTCAGGCAGAAATCATCTCTCCTATTTTGGTTCTTATCGGTATTTTCGGATGGTATTATTTAGAAAAGCAGGCCCGGAAAAAGAAAATTGCATCATGA
- a CDS encoding NifB/NifX family molybdenum-iron cluster-binding protein, translating into MKKLAMPLENGFLAQHFGHSREFAFFEIEDNKIKKEYRLEPPPHAEGTIPRWLAQNAVTDILVGGIGPKAVEILYNNGINVYVGVAVDEAMNLALDFINGDLKFGQNYCHH; encoded by the coding sequence ATGAAAAAATTAGCGATGCCTTTGGAAAATGGCTTTCTGGCTCAACATTTTGGCCACAGCCGTGAATTTGCCTTTTTTGAAATAGAAGACAATAAAATTAAAAAAGAATATCGCCTGGAACCCCCGCCGCATGCCGAAGGAACTATTCCCCGCTGGCTGGCTCAGAATGCAGTAACGGATATTCTTGTAGGCGGTATCGGACCTAAAGCGGTGGAAATCCTTTACAATAATGGAATTAATGTTTACGTGGGCGTAGCGGTGGACGAAGCCATGAATCTGGCATTGGATTTTATCAACGGCGATTTGAAATTCGGACAAAATTATTGTCATCATTAA
- a CDS encoding CheR family methyltransferase, translated as MGEKEDVNIENIELELLLQAIFLQYGYDFREYSRAHVKRRVKHRVAQEGLRSISELQNEILHRPEVFDRLVRDLSINVTEMFRNPDFYKSVRKKVIPVLKTYPYLKIWHAGCATGEEVFSFAILLHEEGLLERTQIYATDFNPYVIEQARKGIFPIRYIKEYTANYQKAGGRESFSDYYHANDEWVIFNKNLSKNMIFAEHNLVTDGVFAEVNMIVCRNVLIYFNRELQNKVLHLLHESLVTGGFLALGTKESLMFSSDEKKYKVIDAKQKIFKKKYE; from the coding sequence ATGGGAGAGAAAGAAGATGTGAACATTGAAAATATAGAGCTGGAACTGTTGTTGCAGGCTATTTTTCTGCAGTATGGTTATGATTTTCGCGAATACAGCCGGGCGCATGTAAAGCGCAGGGTGAAACATCGTGTGGCACAGGAAGGACTCCGCAGTATTTCCGAATTGCAAAATGAAATTCTTCACCGTCCGGAAGTTTTTGACCGGCTGGTCCGCGATCTTTCCATTAATGTAACGGAAATGTTCCGGAATCCTGATTTTTATAAAAGCGTCCGGAAAAAAGTAATCCCGGTTTTAAAAACTTATCCGTATTTGAAGATCTGGCATGCCGGATGTGCTACGGGCGAAGAGGTTTTTTCTTTTGCTATCCTGTTGCATGAAGAAGGATTGTTGGAACGAACCCAGATTTATGCCACTGATTTTAATCCTTACGTGATCGAACAGGCCCGGAAGGGAATTTTCCCGATTCGTTATATCAAAGAATATACGGCGAATTACCAGAAGGCCGGAGGAAGAGAATCGTTTTCTGATTATTACCACGCCAATGATGAATGGGTGATCTTTAACAAAAACCTGTCCAAAAATATGATTTTTGCTGAGCATAATCTGGTAACTGACGGGGTTTTTGCTGAAGTGAATATGATTGTTTGCCGGAATGTATTGATCTACTTCAATCGGGAACTTCAAAATAAAGTGTTGCATTTGTTGCATGAGAGCCTGGTGACCGGTGGTTTTTTGGCTTTGGGAACCAAAGAATCGCTGATGTTTTCTTCCGACGAGAAGAAATACAAAGTGATTGATGCCAAACAAAAGATCTTCAAGAAAAAGTATGAATGA
- a CDS encoding trans-sulfuration enzyme family protein, with product MDTKKAGFNSKLIHAGGIEDALGSAVTPIYQTSTFRFKDADHGARCFSGEEKGYIYTRLGNPTIEDLENTLAELENGYGAVVTASGMAAVNTVYLAFLGAGSHMVSHNSVYGPSRGVMEKLYPNFGVESTYVDCTDPANIEKAIRSNSKLLYLETPANPTMGITDIAKAVEIAHQHGMLVCVDNTFCSPYIQKPLDLGADIVLHSMTKFINGHADIVGGCVVTRNKELYDKVAYVMKNVGFNMDPHQAWLTRRGLKTLSIRIERAQENARKVAAFLEKHPKIEWILYPGLESHPQYELAKKQMAGPGSMMSFGVKGGLKAGKTVMDNVHLALLAVSLGGIETLIQHPASMTHSKLSKEEREEAGITDGLVRLSVGIEDVEDIIADLDHALSLV from the coding sequence ATGGACACAAAAAAAGCAGGCTTTAACTCAAAACTCATTCATGCCGGAGGTATTGAAGATGCACTGGGTAGTGCGGTAACTCCGATTTACCAGACATCCACTTTCCGGTTTAAAGATGCCGATCATGGCGCCCGTTGTTTCTCCGGCGAAGAGAAAGGATATATTTATACCCGATTGGGAAATCCAACCATAGAAGACCTTGAAAACACCCTTGCCGAACTTGAAAATGGTTATGGTGCGGTGGTGACCGCTTCCGGAATGGCGGCGGTAAATACGGTTTATCTGGCCTTTTTGGGAGCCGGAAGCCATATGGTGAGCCATAATTCGGTATATGGTCCTTCACGGGGAGTGATGGAAAAACTGTATCCGAATTTTGGGGTGGAAAGCACTTACGTGGATTGCACCGATCCTGCAAACATAGAAAAAGCCATTCGTTCCAATTCCAAACTGTTGTATCTGGAAACACCGGCCAATCCTACCATGGGCATTACCGATATTGCTAAAGCGGTTGAAATTGCCCATCAGCATGGCATGCTGGTATGTGTGGATAATACTTTTTGCAGCCCGTATATTCAAAAACCATTGGACTTGGGAGCCGATATCGTTTTGCATTCCATGACCAAATTTATTAACGGACATGCGGATATTGTGGGCGGTTGTGTGGTTACCCGCAACAAGGAGCTTTACGATAAGGTGGCTTATGTGATGAAAAATGTGGGATTCAATATGGATCCGCATCAGGCTTGGCTTACCCGGCGTGGCTTAAAAACCCTTTCTATTCGTATTGAAAGAGCACAGGAAAATGCCCGGAAAGTAGCTGCTTTTTTGGAAAAACACCCGAAAATAGAATGGATTCTTTATCCGGGTCTGGAATCACATCCTCAGTACGAACTGGCTAAAAAACAGATGGCTGGTCCGGGTTCTATGATGTCTTTTGGCGTAAAAGGCGGTTTAAAAGCCGGAAAAACCGTAATGGATAATGTTCATTTGGCTTTGCTGGCTGTTTCTTTGGGAGGCATTGAAACACTGATTCAGCATCCGGCATCCATGACCCACTCAAAACTGTCGAAAGAAGAGCGTGAAGAGGCCGGTATCACAGACGGACTGGTACGCCTTTCGGTAGGAATTGAAGATGTGGAGGACATTATTGCCGATTTGGATCATGCCCTTTCGCTGGTGTAA
- a CDS encoding DUF134 domain-containing protein yields the protein MSPRPKRRRVLSEPPHVTGFIPESGDFSTTDAVLLHFEEYEAIRLADYEGLSQLEASKRMHVSRPTFTRIYDAARKKVAKAFVENKRLSIEGGHVEFDADWYRCENCSSVFKQKAGRKVDHCPVCGDDHLVSLQEAVNSFPERRGGGRHGSGRFHGGRGVAGYCICPRCDYKVEHTAGVPCGSMLCPRCNIRMIREDSEHYQMILNKRKKQ from the coding sequence ATGTCACCACGTCCGAAAAGAAGAAGAGTACTTAGTGAGCCGCCACATGTTACCGGGTTTATTCCGGAAAGTGGTGATTTCTCGACCACAGATGCGGTTTTGTTGCATTTTGAAGAATATGAAGCCATCCGGCTGGCCGATTATGAAGGACTGTCGCAGCTTGAAGCATCAAAAAGGATGCACGTTTCGCGACCGACATTTACTCGTATTTATGATGCGGCCCGGAAAAAAGTAGCCAAAGCTTTTGTGGAAAACAAACGCCTTTCTATTGAAGGGGGGCATGTGGAATTTGATGCCGACTGGTATCGGTGCGAGAACTGCAGTTCGGTATTTAAACAAAAAGCCGGCCGAAAAGTGGACCATTGTCCTGTATGTGGTGATGATCATCTTGTTTCTCTTCAGGAAGCGGTGAATTCATTTCCCGAAAGAAGAGGCGGTGGACGGCATGGCAGCGGACGTTTTCATGGTGGCCGGGGTGTAGCCGGTTATTGTATTTGTCCCCGATGCGATTATAAAGTAGAACATACCGCCGGCGTTCCTTGTGGCAGTATGTTATGTCCGCGGTGCAATATTCGTATGATCCGCGAAGATTCAGAACATTATCAGATGATTTTAAATAAACGTAAAAAACAATAG